Proteins from a genomic interval of Euleptes europaea isolate rEulEur1 chromosome 18, rEulEur1.hap1, whole genome shotgun sequence:
- the SLC39A2 gene encoding zinc transporter ZIP2, translating into MDPLLGVKIGCLVGLLVVPLLCGLIPAQVQWFQINMARGKHRRILSFIGCFAAGVFLGACIMHMVADALGDIKEEIEKRQQQDTLVLKQNVTSGGDDSEGYPFGELIISFGFFLVFFMESVVLSCCPRAVHSHGDPEAHDDPKGVPESHSSFRAFILFLSLSFHSVFEGLAIGVQKEQTGAVQLCLAVLIHKAIVAFSLALKLVQSATKARWRLLYLVVFALMSPAGIAIGIGVSLSKGDGTGLAQAVLEGVAAGTFLYVTFLEILPYELRSQESPLVKFSFIGFGFFVMAVIAIWA; encoded by the exons ATGGATCCGTTGCTGGGTGTGAAAATTGGCTGCCTGGTGGGCCTGCTGGTAGTCCCTCTGCTTTGCGGACTCATCCCAGCGCAAGTCCAGTGGTTCCAGATCAACATGGCCAGAG GGAAGCATCGGCGCATCCTTAGCTTTATAGGCTGTTTTGCAGCTGGGGTCTTCCTTGGGGCCTGCATTATGCACATGGTGGCTGACGCATTGGGTGACATCAAAGAGGAAATTGAAAAGCGACAGCAGCAG GATACTCTCGTCCTGAAGCAGAACGTGACTTCTGGAGGTGACGATTCCGAG GGATACCCGTTTGGAGAGCTCATCATCTCGTTCGGCTTCTTCCTGGTGTTTTTCATGGAGAGTGTGGTGCTGTCCTGCTGCCCTCGGGCCGTCCATTCACACGGTGACCCCGAAGCCCATGATGACCCCAAGGGAGTGCCCGAGTCGCACAGCTCCTTCCGGGCATTCAtactcttcctctccctctccttccactCCGTCTTCGAGGGCCTGGCCATCGGCGTGCAGAAGGAGCAGACGGGGGCCGTGCAACTCTGCCTGGCCGTGCTGATCCACAAGGCCATCGTGGCCTTCAGCCTGGCCTTGAAGCTGGTGCAGAGCGCCACCAAGGCCCGGTGGAGGCTTCTGTACCTAGTGGTCTTCGCCCTCATGTCCCCCGCTGGCATCGCGATAGGCATCGGGGTGTCGCTTTCGAAAGGCGACGGGACTGGTCTGGCTCAGGCTGTGCTGGAAGGGGTGGCTGCCGGGACGTTCCTTTACGTCACCTTCCTGGAGATCCTGCCCTACGAGCTGCGCTCGCAAGAGAGCCCTCTTGTCAAGTTCTCCTTCATTGGTTTTGGCTTCTTCGTCATGGCTGTCATCGCCATTTGGGCCTGA